A single window of Halotalea alkalilenta DNA harbors:
- a CDS encoding beta-ketoacyl-ACP synthase — MRLKRVVVTGMAGFSPVGNDWETIRRHFFENRNGVRYISEWDAYQGLGTRLGAPVAEFSLPSHYTRKVLRSMGRSAQMATRASELALEDAGLLDDPLVGSGLMGIAYGASTGEPDAVAHFGNMLINKSVEGLNANSYVRMMSHTSAVNIGVFLGVRGRIHTTSSACTSASQGIGYGFEAIRYGRQTAMIVGGCEELSAAEAAVFDTLFATSTRNDAPGLSPRPFDRDRDGLVIGEGACTLILEELEHARGRGARIYAEVVGFGTNSDGRHVTQPNPGTMAQAIRLALEDAALTPSSIGYISAHGTATDRGDAAESLATQEVLGAHTPISAFKSYTGHTLGACGSLEAMVAIQMMREETFHPTLNLEQLGPDCAPLDYIVGSPRRLACEYVMSNNFAFGGINTSLIFKRWD; from the coding sequence ATGCGGCTCAAACGCGTGGTGGTGACGGGAATGGCGGGGTTCAGCCCGGTAGGCAACGACTGGGAAACGATTCGCCGCCATTTCTTCGAAAACCGCAACGGCGTGCGTTACATCAGCGAATGGGATGCCTACCAAGGCCTCGGCACGCGCCTTGGCGCACCGGTGGCGGAGTTTTCGCTACCCTCGCACTATACCCGCAAGGTGCTGCGCAGCATGGGACGCAGCGCCCAGATGGCGACTCGCGCCAGCGAGCTCGCGCTCGAGGATGCGGGCCTTCTCGATGACCCGCTGGTGGGCAGCGGCCTGATGGGCATCGCCTATGGCGCCTCGACCGGCGAACCGGACGCAGTGGCGCACTTCGGCAACATGCTGATCAACAAATCGGTCGAGGGTCTCAACGCCAACTCCTACGTGCGGATGATGTCGCACACTTCAGCGGTCAACATCGGCGTGTTCCTCGGCGTGCGCGGGCGCATCCATACCACCTCGAGCGCCTGCACCTCGGCGAGCCAAGGCATCGGCTACGGCTTCGAGGCGATCCGCTACGGCCGCCAGACCGCGATGATCGTCGGCGGCTGCGAAGAACTCTCCGCCGCCGAGGCGGCGGTGTTCGACACCCTGTTCGCCACCAGCACTCGTAACGATGCCCCCGGGCTCTCTCCGCGCCCGTTCGACCGTGACCGCGACGGCCTGGTGATCGGCGAGGGCGCCTGCACGCTGATCCTCGAAGAACTCGAGCATGCCCGTGGTCGCGGCGCGCGGATCTACGCCGAGGTGGTCGGTTTCGGCACCAACAGCGACGGACGCCACGTCACCCAGCCCAACCCCGGGACCATGGCGCAGGCGATCCGCCTCGCGCTCGAGGACGCTGCGCTTACGCCCTCGAGCATCGGCTATATCAGCGCCCACGGTACCGCCACCGACCGCGGCGACGCCGCCGAGAGCCTGGCGACCCAGGAGGTCCTGGGCGCCCACACGCCGATCAGCGCCTTCAAGAGCTATACCGGCCATACCCTGGGCGCCTGCGGCTCACTCGAGGCGATGGTAGCGATCCAGATGATGCGCGAGGAGACGTTCCACCCCACCCTCAATCTCGAGCAGCTCGGCCCCGACTGCGCGCCCTTGGACTACATCGTAGGCAGCCCACGGCGACTGGCCTGCGAGTACGTGATGAGCAACAACTTCGCCTTCGGCGGGATCAATACTTCGCTGATCTTCAAACGCTGGGATTGA
- the fabG gene encoding 3-oxoacyl-ACP reductase FabG, translating into MTPHEPPSARTRHTILITGASRGIGQAIALRLARDGFDLVVHARKEASLDATCELLNGSQGAVRRLAFDVTDRAGARAALEADIETHGAYYGVICNAGISADGAFPALSDEDWDSVIDTGLGGFYNVIKPTVMPMIRRRAPGRIVVISSVSGVIGNRGQVNYSAAKAGVIGAAKALAVELAKRRITVNCVAPGLIDTGMTEGLDLDTLLQVVPMRRQGTPEEVASLVGYLCHADSGYLTRQVISVNGGMY; encoded by the coding sequence ATGACACCCCATGAGCCACCTTCCGCGCGCACTCGTCACACCATCCTGATCACTGGCGCCAGCCGAGGCATCGGCCAGGCCATCGCCTTGAGATTGGCCCGCGACGGTTTCGACCTGGTCGTCCACGCGCGCAAAGAGGCATCGCTAGATGCCACCTGCGAGCTTCTCAACGGCTCGCAAGGCGCGGTACGACGGTTGGCCTTCGACGTCACCGATCGCGCCGGCGCCCGCGCCGCGCTGGAAGCCGACATCGAGACCCATGGCGCCTACTATGGTGTGATCTGCAATGCCGGCATCAGCGCGGATGGCGCCTTCCCGGCGCTCAGCGACGAAGACTGGGACAGCGTGATCGATACCGGGCTCGGCGGGTTCTACAACGTGATCAAGCCTACGGTGATGCCGATGATCCGCCGGCGCGCACCGGGGCGCATCGTGGTGATCTCCTCCGTGTCGGGGGTGATCGGCAACCGCGGCCAGGTCAACTACAGCGCCGCCAAGGCGGGAGTGATCGGTGCTGCCAAGGCGCTGGCGGTGGAGCTCGCCAAACGGCGGATCACGGTCAACTGCGTAGCACCGGGGCTGATCGATACCGGCATGACCGAGGGGCTCGATCTCGACACCCTGCTGCAGGTCGTGCCGATGCGCCGCCAAGGCACGCCGGAGGAGGTCGCCTCACTGGTCGGCTACCTGTGCCATGCCGATTCGGGCTACCTGACTCGCCAAGTCATCTCGGTCAACGGAGGGATGTACTAG
- a CDS encoding glycosyltransferase family 2 protein, with protein sequence MAEIRVCALIPFYNHPAKIAKVCRHLAALGLPILLVDDGSDEDSARVVEAVASEGEHRLVRLAHNRGKGAAVRAGLKEAERLGYTHALQMDADGQQHPGDVAAFLASMRARPEALAAGYPIYDHSVPRVRFYGRYATHVWVWINTLSMAIRDTMCGLRLYPVAAVNRMLERHDCGDRMSFDTEILVRWYWGGGEVVNLPVRIDYPEDGVSHFALLKDNLHISWMHTRLFFGMLIRLPRLLKRRWGRDG encoded by the coding sequence ATGGCTGAGATCAGAGTCTGCGCGCTGATTCCGTTCTACAACCATCCAGCGAAGATCGCCAAGGTCTGTCGCCACCTCGCCGCGCTTGGCTTGCCGATCCTGCTGGTCGACGACGGCAGCGACGAAGATTCGGCACGGGTCGTCGAAGCCGTCGCCAGCGAAGGGGAACACCGGCTGGTGCGTCTCGCGCACAACCGGGGCAAGGGCGCGGCGGTACGCGCCGGGCTCAAGGAGGCCGAGCGGCTCGGCTACACCCATGCCTTGCAGATGGACGCCGATGGCCAGCAGCATCCGGGCGACGTCGCGGCATTTCTCGCCAGCATGCGCGCTCGGCCCGAGGCGCTGGCGGCCGGCTATCCGATCTACGACCACAGCGTGCCGCGCGTGCGCTTCTATGGCCGCTATGCCACCCACGTATGGGTCTGGATCAATACCCTGTCGATGGCGATTCGCGACACCATGTGCGGGCTGCGGCTCTATCCGGTGGCAGCGGTCAACCGCATGCTCGAGCGCCATGACTGCGGCGACCGTATGTCCTTCGATACCGAGATCCTGGTGCGCTGGTACTGGGGCGGAGGCGAGGTCGTCAATCTGCCGGTACGGATCGACTATCCCGAGGATGGCGTCAGCCATTTCGCACTGCTGAAAGACAACCTGCACATCTCCTGGATGCACACTCGGCTGTTCTTCGGCATGTTGATCCGCTTGCCGAGGCTTCTGAAACGACGCTGGGGCCGCGACGGATGA
- a CDS encoding ApeP family dehydratase, with product MSPEFPQPIGDYVPHSQEMCLLDRLLKADGQGLLAELTPRRGAMFARDEGIPGWIGIEWMAQAIAAWSGIEAREAGGAPRMGLLLGSRRYRCAVPWFAFDRPIVVEIRLEYRSDEGLGVFACRLLEPDGGELATARVNVFQPDSFESIESILNDTP from the coding sequence ATGTCGCCTGAGTTCCCCCAGCCGATCGGCGACTATGTGCCGCACTCCCAGGAGATGTGCCTGCTCGATCGCCTACTTAAGGCCGATGGCCAGGGGCTGCTCGCCGAGCTGACCCCGCGCCGTGGCGCCATGTTCGCGCGCGACGAGGGCATCCCCGGCTGGATCGGCATCGAATGGATGGCGCAGGCGATCGCCGCATGGTCAGGCATCGAGGCCAGGGAGGCGGGCGGCGCTCCTCGCATGGGGCTGCTGCTCGGCAGTCGCCGGTATCGCTGCGCGGTGCCGTGGTTCGCCTTCGACCGCCCGATCGTGGTAGAGATCCGGCTCGAGTACCGCTCCGACGAGGGTCTCGGCGTCTTCGCCTGCCGCCTGCTCGAACCCGACGGCGGTGAACTCGCTACCGCACGGGTCAACGTTTTCCAACCCGACTCGTTCGAGAGTATCGAGAGCATTCTCAATGACACCCCATGA
- a CDS encoding AMP-binding protein, translating into MFVRLSDLPWRRVAPSPAELAIEHWVGTAELLRRSAAWRAWLDGRPGGRWLLHQPDPLEFTAALLALWESGRIAVLPGDSTEATRGRLHGALDGVLPRTPPAEVTAAVPVKAISPSSIAVEIHTSGSTGEPEWMPKRFDQLDAELEALAAWLGDERWAVISQVSHQHLFGLTLGILLPLCLGAPFSGGTSRYPEILAMRLGQLTDTALAALVVSSPSQLSRLPSWSDWPRGGRRCLISAGAPLSAETARSAAQLLDAEMLDLYGSSETGVIASRRPLENPLWRPFEGVECRLESSRLLLRSPFLADPTEWWEQPDEIRSQPDGFHLLKRRDRILKVAGKRVSLDTLDISLRRDQRVLDARCVPIGNTDGRLGAIVVLGEEHLPHRRGERRALTSQLRQRLLGQGIEAVAIPRYWRFVERLPLNLQGKLDQGAIARLFADLDDHYRPRWLGCDALAAGRCTITLEVPERLAQLRGHFEDCPIVPGVALVDWAASLGEECFGPLGRFTALEQLKFQRPLRPGMRFRLELSQRADGVQFHIDSRLGRHCSGRLAFTSPEEQRNG; encoded by the coding sequence ATGTTCGTCCGCCTGAGCGACCTTCCCTGGCGCCGCGTCGCGCCCTCCCCTGCCGAGCTTGCCATTGAACACTGGGTGGGCACCGCCGAGCTGCTGCGGCGCAGTGCGGCCTGGCGCGCCTGGCTCGACGGACGCCCGGGCGGGCGCTGGCTGCTGCACCAGCCGGACCCGCTCGAATTCACCGCCGCCCTGCTCGCACTGTGGGAAAGCGGCCGGATCGCGGTGCTGCCGGGGGATTCGACCGAGGCTACCCGGGGACGGCTGCACGGCGCGCTCGACGGCGTGCTGCCCCGGACGCCACCCGCTGAGGTCACCGCCGCGGTGCCAGTTAAGGCGATTTCGCCCTCGAGCATCGCAGTGGAGATCCACACCTCCGGCTCGACCGGGGAGCCCGAGTGGATGCCCAAGCGCTTCGATCAGCTCGACGCCGAACTCGAAGCGCTCGCTGCGTGGCTCGGCGACGAGCGTTGGGCGGTGATCTCGCAGGTCAGCCATCAGCACCTCTTCGGCCTGACCCTCGGTATCCTGCTGCCGCTTTGCCTGGGCGCGCCATTCAGCGGCGGCACTAGCCGCTATCCGGAGATCCTGGCGATGCGCCTCGGCCAGTTGACCGATACTGCGCTGGCGGCGCTGGTGGTCAGTTCGCCGTCGCAGCTCTCACGCCTGCCATCGTGGTCCGATTGGCCGCGCGGCGGGAGGCGTTGCCTGATCAGCGCAGGCGCCCCTTTATCGGCCGAGACCGCGCGCAGCGCAGCGCAGCTTCTGGATGCCGAGATGCTCGATCTCTACGGCAGCAGCGAAACCGGCGTGATCGCCAGCCGACGCCCGCTCGAGAACCCGCTCTGGCGGCCTTTCGAGGGCGTGGAGTGTCGCCTGGAGAGCTCCCGCCTGCTGCTGCGCTCGCCATTTCTCGCCGATCCCACCGAATGGTGGGAGCAGCCCGATGAAATTCGTTCGCAGCCCGATGGTTTCCACCTGCTCAAACGGCGCGACCGGATTCTCAAGGTCGCCGGCAAACGGGTCTCGCTGGACACGCTCGATATCTCCCTGCGCCGCGATCAGCGCGTGCTCGACGCGCGCTGCGTGCCGATCGGCAACACGGACGGGCGGCTCGGGGCGATCGTCGTGCTTGGCGAAGAACACCTTCCCCACCGGCGCGGCGAGCGACGCGCGCTGACTTCCCAGCTGCGCCAGCGGCTGCTCGGCCAAGGTATCGAAGCGGTGGCGATTCCACGCTACTGGCGCTTCGTCGAGCGTCTGCCGCTCAACCTCCAGGGCAAGCTCGACCAAGGGGCGATCGCACGGCTGTTCGCCGATCTGGACGATCACTACCGCCCGCGCTGGCTGGGCTGCGATGCCCTCGCGGCAGGGCGCTGCACGATCACTCTCGAGGTGCCCGAGCGTCTGGCGCAGCTGCGCGGGCACTTCGAGGACTGTCCGATAGTGCCGGGGGTGGCCTTGGTCGATTGGGCCGCATCGCTGGGCGAGGAATGCTTCGGGCCGCTCGGGCGCTTCACCGCCCTCGAACAGCTCAAGTTCCAGCGCCCGCTTCGTCCCGGCATGCGCTTTCGCCTCGAACTGAGCCAGCGTGCCGATGGCGTGCAGTTCCATATCGACTCGCGCCTCGGCCGGCACTGCAGCGGCCGACTGGCCTTCACTTCGCCAGAGGAGCAACGCAATGGCTGA
- a CDS encoding acyl-CoA thioesterase: MTIDERSLPSAEIELSVAFHDLDPMGVVWHGHYVRYLELARCELLASIGYDYPQMEASGFAWPVIDLSLRYVQPLRYRQRIRVEARLREWEHRLRIDYLLRDADSGRRLTRARSDQVAVRISDGAMQLASPPALVERLLAWQRDSLGTQAP, encoded by the coding sequence ATGACCATCGACGAACGCTCGCTGCCCAGCGCTGAAATAGAACTCAGCGTCGCCTTCCACGATCTCGATCCGATGGGCGTGGTCTGGCATGGGCACTATGTTCGCTACCTCGAACTGGCGCGCTGCGAGCTGCTGGCATCCATCGGCTATGACTACCCGCAGATGGAGGCCTCGGGCTTCGCTTGGCCGGTGATCGATCTGTCGCTGCGCTACGTGCAGCCGTTGCGCTATCGTCAGCGGATCCGGGTCGAGGCGCGACTGCGCGAATGGGAGCATCGTCTGCGGATCGACTATCTGCTGCGCGACGCCGACAGCGGTCGCCGGTTGACCCGAGCGCGCAGCGACCAGGTCGCGGTACGGATCAGCGATGGCGCCATGCAGCTGGCGTCGCCGCCGGCGCTGGTCGAGCGCCTGCTCGCCTGGCAGCGTGACAGCTTGGGTACGCAAGCGCCCTAG
- a CDS encoding beta-ketoacyl-[acyl-carrier-protein] synthase family protein, translating into MPATSSRPCRLSPPAIVCPLGHELDQVADGLFAGRPGLVEEAELIPGRRVPVGRVESELPCAQDWPIGLRTRNNLLLAMALERLNPELEALRERIPEARIAVVLGTSTSSIAEGERAVMQRGRDGTWPPDFRYATFELGSVSRFALDHLGLDGPGYTISTACTSSAKALSSARRLLASGYDAVIAGGVDTLCGLTLNGFSSLEVISDRPCLPFSANRTGVNIGEAAALFLVTAEAGGIQLSGYGESSDAHHISAPCPDGRGAERAMRDALEMASLSPEQIDYLNLHGTATLQNDAMESIAVQRVFGSELPCSSTKALTGHTLGACGALEAAFCWLSLHHARMPPHRFDGKIDPSLPALNLTAGGAFEGRRVMSNSFGFGGNNISLIMERSDVA; encoded by the coding sequence ATGCCCGCCACTTCATCGCGCCCGTGCCGCCTTTCGCCCCCGGCGATCGTCTGCCCCCTCGGCCACGAACTCGACCAGGTAGCCGATGGACTGTTCGCCGGCAGGCCTGGGCTGGTCGAGGAAGCCGAGCTCATACCAGGGCGCCGCGTGCCGGTCGGCCGGGTAGAGAGCGAGCTGCCCTGCGCGCAGGATTGGCCGATCGGCCTGCGTACCCGCAACAACCTGCTGCTGGCCATGGCGCTTGAGCGATTGAATCCGGAGCTCGAAGCGCTGCGTGAACGAATACCCGAAGCTCGCATCGCGGTAGTGCTCGGCACCAGCACGTCGAGCATCGCCGAGGGTGAGCGCGCGGTCATGCAGCGCGGTCGCGACGGCACCTGGCCGCCCGACTTTCGCTACGCCACCTTCGAACTCGGCTCCGTTTCGCGCTTCGCCCTCGATCATCTCGGCCTGGACGGCCCCGGCTATACCATCTCTACCGCCTGCACCTCCAGCGCCAAGGCGTTGAGCAGTGCACGACGCCTGCTCGCCTCTGGCTACGATGCGGTCATCGCCGGTGGCGTCGATACGCTTTGCGGCCTGACCCTGAATGGCTTCTCCTCGCTGGAGGTAATCAGCGATCGCCCCTGCCTGCCATTCTCGGCGAATCGCACGGGCGTCAACATCGGCGAGGCGGCGGCGCTTTTCCTGGTGACCGCCGAGGCGGGGGGAATCCAGCTCAGCGGCTACGGCGAAAGCAGCGACGCCCATCACATCTCAGCGCCCTGTCCCGACGGCCGCGGCGCCGAGCGAGCGATGCGCGATGCCTTGGAGATGGCCTCGCTATCACCGGAGCAGATCGATTATCTCAATCTCCACGGCACCGCCACGCTGCAAAACGATGCGATGGAGTCCATCGCGGTGCAGCGCGTTTTCGGCTCCGAGCTGCCTTGCAGCTCGACCAAAGCGCTCACCGGCCATACGCTCGGCGCCTGCGGCGCGCTCGAGGCGGCGTTCTGCTGGCTTTCGCTCCACCACGCGCGGATGCCGCCGCACCGCTTCGATGGCAAGATCGATCCCAGTTTGCCTGCGCTGAACCTGACCGCAGGGGGGGCTTTCGAGGGGCGTCGAGTGATGAGCAACTCGTTCGGCTTCGGTGGCAACAACATCTCCCTGATCATGGAACGTAGCGATGTCGCCTGA
- a CDS encoding NAD(P)/FAD-dependent oxidoreductase, which translates to MKTSTTDIAIIGAGPAGAAAAAWLASRGHRVRIVERARFPRFSIGESLLPQCMAYLAECGLLETVEAGGYQRKNGAAFCWSGSYRAIDFRDKFSPGPSTTFQVPRADFDQRLIEGARALGAEVDFATEVIDFQADAARPRLEVRDEHGVERSIEARFVLDASGYGRVLARLAKLDRPSRLDERCALFTHVEDRIDSESGFDREKILIGIHPKRSGVWFWLIPFSDGRASLGVVGSAAEIDALPGDDAERLFALIEEEPRLAELLARAAPVREIQRLRGYSADVSRLHGPGYALLGNAGEFLDPVFSSGVTVALHSAVLAAPLVERQLQGEEIDWQRQFELPLRRGVATFREFVEAWYDGRLPRIIFSEGQPARIRTMISAVLAGYAWDQANPLVSASRRRLDSLAASCTHHR; encoded by the coding sequence ATGAAGACATCGACCACCGACATCGCGATCATCGGTGCGGGCCCGGCGGGAGCCGCCGCCGCCGCATGGCTCGCCAGCAGAGGGCATCGCGTGCGCATCGTCGAGCGTGCACGCTTCCCGCGCTTTTCGATCGGCGAGAGCCTGCTGCCGCAGTGCATGGCCTATCTCGCAGAGTGCGGTCTGCTGGAAACGGTGGAGGCCGGCGGCTACCAGCGCAAGAACGGCGCCGCCTTCTGCTGGAGCGGCAGCTATCGCGCGATCGACTTCCGCGACAAGTTCAGCCCGGGCCCCAGCACCACCTTCCAGGTGCCACGGGCGGACTTCGACCAGCGGCTGATCGAAGGCGCCCGCGCCCTGGGCGCGGAGGTGGACTTCGCCACCGAGGTCATCGACTTCCAGGCGGATGCCGCGCGACCACGCCTCGAGGTACGCGACGAACACGGCGTCGAGCGCTCCATCGAGGCGCGCTTCGTGCTCGATGCCAGCGGCTATGGCCGAGTACTCGCCCGTCTCGCCAAGCTCGATCGTCCCTCGCGCCTCGATGAGCGCTGCGCGCTGTTCACCCATGTCGAGGACCGTATCGATTCCGAAAGCGGCTTCGATCGGGAAAAGATCCTGATCGGCATCCATCCTAAGCGTTCCGGCGTCTGGTTCTGGCTGATCCCGTTCAGCGACGGGCGCGCCTCGCTCGGCGTCGTGGGCTCGGCCGCGGAGATCGACGCCCTGCCCGGCGACGATGCCGAGCGACTGTTCGCGCTCATCGAGGAGGAGCCGCGCCTGGCCGAGCTGCTGGCCCGCGCAGCGCCGGTGCGCGAGATCCAGCGCCTGCGCGGCTACTCGGCCGATGTCTCTCGGCTGCACGGCCCGGGTTACGCGCTGCTCGGCAACGCGGGGGAGTTCCTCGATCCGGTCTTTTCCTCCGGCGTCACCGTGGCGCTGCATTCGGCAGTGCTTGCCGCCCCCTTGGTCGAGCGTCAATTGCAAGGGGAGGAGATCGACTGGCAGCGGCAGTTCGAACTACCGCTGCGCCGCGGCGTGGCAACCTTTAGGGAGTTCGTCGAAGCTTGGTATGATGGCCGTTTGCCAAGGATCATCTTCAGCGAAGGACAGCCAGCGCGCATCCGTACCATGATCAGCGCAGTGCTCGCGGGGTATGCCTGGGATCAGGCCAATCCGCTGGTCAGCGCCAGCCGCCGGCGTCTGGACAGCCTCGCCGCGAGCTGCACTCACCATCGTTGA
- a CDS encoding LpxL/LpxP family acyltransferase codes for MSMHWARISERGSVTGMRLMLAIRRGLGPWAFTAALHPVMLWYFCFQPDARRISRQFLLRADPSLARHPLKLRWLSYRHFASFGNSMMDRLLAWSGRITRDELTGDGVQHIEDAIESGRGSLVLVSHHGNFSVIDALASQQPKLEILVLQHTKNAAKFNRVIAQVARHPRPPILEVSELTPADAQRMARCIESGGFVVIAADRLAVSGGRSQEVSFLGWPAPFSEGPFRIATLLRCPIHTLDCVKRGRTFQVDFEPFDDTSALARHRRDAWIKEAMQRYADHLGARARRDPLQWYNFFPFWRETAAPGSGEESQ; via the coding sequence ATGAGCATGCACTGGGCGCGAATCTCGGAGCGTGGCTCGGTCACCGGCATGCGCCTGATGCTCGCGATCCGGCGCGGCCTCGGCCCCTGGGCGTTCACCGCTGCGCTGCACCCGGTGATGCTTTGGTACTTCTGCTTCCAGCCCGATGCCCGGCGCATCTCCCGGCAGTTCCTGCTGCGCGCCGACCCGAGCCTTGCCCGGCACCCCTTGAAGCTGCGCTGGCTGAGCTATCGCCATTTCGCAAGCTTCGGCAACTCGATGATGGATCGCTTGCTGGCCTGGAGCGGCCGGATCACCCGCGACGAGTTGACCGGCGACGGGGTCCAGCACATCGAAGATGCGATCGAGTCGGGGCGCGGCAGCCTGGTACTGGTCTCCCACCATGGCAATTTCTCGGTAATCGATGCCTTGGCATCGCAGCAGCCGAAGCTCGAGATACTGGTGCTGCAGCACACCAAGAACGCGGCCAAGTTCAATCGCGTGATCGCACAGGTCGCCCGGCATCCCAGGCCCCCCATCCTCGAGGTCAGCGAGCTGACGCCCGCCGATGCCCAGCGCATGGCGCGCTGTATCGAAAGCGGAGGATTCGTGGTGATCGCCGCCGACCGGCTCGCCGTCAGCGGGGGGCGCAGCCAGGAGGTCAGCTTCCTCGGCTGGCCCGCGCCATTCTCCGAGGGGCCATTTCGAATCGCCACGCTGCTGCGCTGCCCGATCCATACGCTCGACTGCGTCAAGCGCGGTCGTACTTTCCAGGTCGATTTCGAGCCTTTCGACGATACCAGCGCACTGGCGCGCCATCGCCGCGATGCGTGGATCAAGGAGGCGATGCAGCGCTACGCCGACCACCTCGGCGCGCGCGCCCGACGCGATCCATTGCAGTGGTACAACTTCTTCCCCTTCTGGCGCGAGACGGCTGCTCCCGGCTCGGGCGAGGAATCCCAATGA